A stretch of the Streptomyces venezuelae genome encodes the following:
- a CDS encoding TadE/TadG family type IV pilus assembly protein: MLPQPGPLPHPGARPTPSSAAASRGAGRAARPVSPAAAEVAPGRAPAGGVPARTPGAGPVHPHGGLQAGAGGRKGRRDRGQVALEYLAFLPILLLIGLAGLQLGWIAYVEQQAENAARVAARTASLDGIPAGQAAGMAAIKEGLRGRSTVDVGGGDALTATVTIQVTSVVPGLSFEQRTRTATMPNDDPNPNPNP; the protein is encoded by the coding sequence ATGCTCCCCCAACCCGGCCCGCTGCCCCACCCCGGGGCCCGGCCCACGCCCTCGTCAGCCGCCGCGTCCAGGGGCGCAGGCCGGGCCGCCAGGCCCGTGAGCCCCGCCGCAGCCGAGGTCGCGCCCGGCAGGGCCCCGGCCGGCGGCGTGCCCGCGCGCACGCCCGGGGCCGGACCCGTGCACCCGCACGGCGGGCTCCAGGCGGGGGCCGGGGGCCGTAAGGGCCGGCGGGACCGGGGGCAGGTGGCGCTGGAGTACCTCGCCTTTCTGCCGATCCTGCTGCTCATCGGCCTGGCCGGCCTCCAGCTCGGCTGGATCGCCTACGTCGAGCAGCAGGCCGAGAACGCCGCGCGGGTCGCCGCCCGTACCGCATCCCTGGACGGCATCCCGGCCGGCCAGGCCGCCGGAATGGCCGCCATCAAGGAAGGCCTGCGGGGCCGCTCCACCGTCGACGTCGGCGGCGGGGACGCCCTCACCGCCACCGTGACCATCCAGGTCACCTCCGTCGTGCCCGGCCTCAGCTTCGAGCAACGCACGCGCACCGCCACCATGCCCAACGACGACCCGAACCCGAACCCCAACCCGTAA
- a CDS encoding CpaF family protein — MSLRSRVNTPDDRHSPREDGRLVSSYRAKLLEEIDLAEMSALAPTERRARLERVLGHIISREGPVLSTVERAQLIRRVVDEALGLGVLEPLLEDPTISEIMVNGPDHIYVERAGRVEQLPLRFASHEQLMQTIERIVSAVNRRVDEANPMVDARLPTGERVNVIIPPLSLTGATLTIRRFPRAFTLPEMIALGSLDEQMLLLLSGLVQAKMNVIVSGATGTGKTTLLNALSGLIPEGERIITIEDSAELQLQQPHVIRLESRPPNVEGKGRITIRDLVRNSLRMRPDRIVVGEVRGGETLDMLQAMSTGHDGSLATVHANSAEDALMRLQTLASMSEVEVPFEALQDQINSAVNVVVQLTRFADGTRRITEISILDSHGREPFRIITVCRFAARPLSADGRVHGRFEHYPLPRRIAERLYMNNQPIPQAFGVAATEDQLTTRIAL; from the coding sequence ATGAGCCTGCGTTCCAGGGTCAACACCCCCGACGACCGCCACAGCCCCCGCGAGGACGGCCGCCTGGTCTCCTCGTACCGCGCCAAACTCCTCGAGGAGATCGACCTCGCCGAAATGTCGGCGCTCGCGCCGACCGAGCGCCGCGCCCGCCTCGAACGCGTACTCGGCCACATCATCAGCCGCGAAGGCCCCGTCCTCTCCACCGTCGAGCGCGCCCAGCTGATCCGCCGTGTCGTCGACGAAGCCCTCGGCCTCGGTGTGCTCGAACCCCTCCTCGAAGACCCCACCATCTCCGAGATCATGGTCAACGGACCGGACCACATCTATGTGGAACGAGCCGGACGCGTCGAGCAGCTCCCCCTCCGCTTCGCCTCCCACGAGCAGCTCATGCAGACCATCGAGCGCATCGTCTCCGCCGTCAACCGCCGCGTGGACGAGGCCAATCCGATGGTCGACGCCCGCCTCCCCACCGGCGAGCGCGTCAACGTGATCATTCCGCCGCTGTCCCTGACCGGCGCCACCCTCACCATCCGCCGCTTCCCGCGCGCCTTCACCCTGCCCGAGATGATCGCCCTCGGCTCCCTCGACGAGCAGATGCTGCTGCTCCTCTCCGGCCTCGTCCAGGCCAAGATGAACGTGATCGTGTCCGGCGCCACCGGCACCGGCAAGACCACCCTCCTCAACGCCCTCTCCGGCCTGATCCCGGAGGGCGAACGCATCATCACCATCGAGGACTCGGCGGAACTCCAGCTCCAGCAGCCCCATGTGATCCGGCTGGAGTCCCGGCCCCCCAACGTCGAGGGCAAGGGCCGGATCACCATCCGCGACCTGGTCCGCAACTCCCTCCGGATGCGCCCCGACCGGATCGTCGTCGGCGAGGTCCGCGGCGGCGAGACGCTCGACATGCTCCAGGCCATGTCCACCGGCCACGACGGCTCCCTCGCCACCGTGCACGCCAACAGCGCCGAGGACGCCCTGATGCGGCTCCAGACCCTCGCCTCGATGTCCGAGGTCGAGGTCCCCTTCGAAGCCCTCCAGGACCAGATCAACAGCGCCGTCAACGTGGTCGTCCAGCTCACCCGGTTCGCCGACGGCACCCGCCGGATCACCGAGATCTCCATCCTCGACTCGCACGGCCGCGAGCCCTTCCGGATCATCACGGTCTGCCGGTTCGCCGCCCGGCCGCTCAGCGCCGACGGACGCGTCCACGGCCGTTTCGAGCACTACCCGCTGCCCCGCCGCATCGCCGAACGCCTCTACATGAACAACCAGCCGATCCCGCAGGCCTTCGGGGTCGCCGCCACCGAGGACCAGCTCACCACCCGGATCGCCCTGTGA
- a CDS encoding type II secretion system F family protein, with product MGVHAYAKGRAQRAALIERLSASGEPEPAGRRRRFRALDRRLRGTALGRRLEPKLAATGLDLTPGEFFAYMTAAVIAVWAVASSLLAPFFGPVAGLIGLWSANAFLNWQRARRTERFINQLPELARILANATQAGLALRTAIGMAAEELEAPAGEELGRVANRLAVGHSIEEALGELTDRLPSRELVVLVSTLVLSARAGGAIVGSLRNLTVTLEQRKETRREVRTQLSQVTVTAYLMPFIGLGSLLLVDTLMPGALDRMTGSVAGQIAVLAALGLFALGFVSIRRLSKIEV from the coding sequence ATGGGCGTCCACGCCTATGCGAAGGGCCGCGCGCAGCGAGCCGCGCTCATCGAACGCCTCTCCGCGAGCGGCGAACCGGAACCCGCCGGGCGCCGCCGCCGGTTCCGCGCCCTGGACCGGCGCCTGCGCGGCACCGCCCTCGGCCGCCGGCTCGAACCGAAACTGGCCGCCACCGGCCTGGACCTCACCCCGGGCGAGTTCTTCGCGTACATGACCGCAGCGGTGATCGCGGTCTGGGCCGTCGCCTCCTCCCTCCTCGCGCCGTTCTTCGGCCCGGTGGCCGGCCTGATCGGCCTGTGGTCGGCGAATGCCTTCCTCAACTGGCAGCGGGCCCGCCGTACGGAGCGCTTCATCAACCAGCTCCCCGAACTGGCCCGCATCCTGGCCAACGCCACCCAGGCCGGACTGGCCCTCCGGACCGCCATCGGAATGGCGGCGGAGGAGCTGGAGGCCCCGGCCGGCGAGGAGCTCGGCCGGGTCGCGAACCGGCTGGCCGTCGGCCACTCCATCGAGGAGGCGCTCGGCGAACTCACCGACCGGCTGCCCTCCCGCGAGCTGGTCGTCCTGGTCTCCACCCTGGTGCTGTCCGCCCGCGCGGGCGGCGCGATCGTGGGCAGCCTCCGCAATCTGACCGTCACCCTGGAGCAGCGGAAGGAGACCCGCCGCGAGGTCCGCACCCAGCTGTCCCAGGTCACCGTGACCGCCTACCTGATGCCGTTCATCGGCCTCGGCTCCCTGCTGCTGGTCGACACCCTGATGCCGGGCGCCCTGGACCGGATGACCGGCTCGGTCGCCGGCCAGATCGCGGTCCTGGCCGCCCTCGGGCTGTTCGCCCTCGGCTTCGTCTCCATCCGCCGCCTGTCGAAGATCGAAGTCTGA